One genomic window of Acidovorax radicis includes the following:
- a CDS encoding putative bifunctional diguanylate cyclase/phosphodiesterase — protein sequence MTAPRKRWPQLDHAALFSRFRIGTRLAAMMALAVAVTVVLAASGLHALAAANESLYMVHEGRMKPVRTLAQISLLMLANQQQLQMALGRTADGRSPSLDPLPARSAREAIEHNVQAIDRLWSEYATGPLGGQERALADTFASSRARYLGEAVMPALEALSTLSYHDTQRLAATARALYERAYPEIQALTDLQFQMAHAAYADGVQRYAHARWLAVSALLASMAVLSLLGMLLIRSIVHPLQAAQQVFQRIARGELNSPIVVQGHDEISELMTALRDMQTQLGAKEKAIHQLVYYDPLTSLPNRSLLKENVQAALAASARDDHHRALLLLDLDNFKAINDTLGHELGDAFLVDTADRLQQVVQPPHFIARIGGDEFVVLAGQLSADAATALAQAGLLADRLLAAVNGPCQLAGQWHHGSASIGICLFRRQDATMKDLLKRADTAMYHAKSAGRNSYCLFDPALQAQLETRTALEAALRGAMAAGELELHFQVQVNAERKASGAEVLLRWNHPAHGSVPPAQFIPIAEVSGLIHAIGTWVLQQACAQLKAWDAQPSTSHLELAVNVSAKQFCHPDFVAQVCGALDHAGANPRLLVLELTESLVLHDIADTVRKMQALRRRGVRFALDDFGTGYSSLSHLKQLPLHYLKVDGCFVRDIVTDPSDVAIVQTIVGMARNLGLRVIAEGVETEAQRHVLQGLQCPVFQGYLFGRPMPMPHFEERLGMPPPPSRSTPPSAVPVYMPATLSQEIP from the coding sequence ATGACCGCGCCGCGCAAGCGCTGGCCGCAGCTGGATCACGCTGCCCTGTTCTCACGCTTTCGCATCGGCACGCGCCTGGCCGCCATGATGGCGCTAGCCGTCGCGGTGACGGTGGTGCTGGCCGCTTCGGGCCTGCACGCCTTGGCCGCCGCGAACGAGAGCCTATACATGGTGCACGAAGGCCGCATGAAGCCGGTACGCACCCTGGCGCAGATCTCGCTACTCATGCTGGCCAACCAGCAACAGCTGCAGATGGCGCTGGGGCGCACTGCCGACGGACGCTCGCCCAGCCTGGACCCGCTGCCCGCCCGCAGCGCCCGGGAGGCCATCGAGCACAACGTGCAGGCCATCGACCGCCTATGGAGCGAGTACGCCACCGGCCCCCTGGGCGGCCAGGAGCGCGCCTTGGCCGACACCTTCGCCAGCAGCCGCGCCCGCTACCTGGGCGAGGCCGTGATGCCGGCGCTGGAGGCGCTCAGCACCCTGAGCTACCACGACACCCAGCGCCTGGCCGCCACCGCCCGCGCGCTGTATGAACGCGCCTACCCCGAGATCCAGGCGCTGACCGACCTGCAGTTCCAAATGGCCCACGCCGCCTACGCTGACGGCGTGCAGCGCTACGCCCATGCGCGCTGGCTAGCCGTGTCGGCGCTGCTGGCCTCCATGGCGGTGCTCTCGCTGCTTGGCATGCTGCTCATTCGCTCCATCGTGCACCCGCTACAGGCAGCGCAGCAGGTGTTCCAACGCATCGCGCGCGGCGAGCTCAATTCGCCCATCGTCGTGCAAGGTCATGACGAAATCAGCGAGCTGATGACGGCCCTGCGCGACATGCAAACGCAGCTGGGGGCCAAAGAGAAGGCCATCCACCAGCTGGTCTACTACGACCCACTGACCAGCCTGCCAAACCGCAGCCTGCTCAAGGAGAACGTCCAGGCCGCGCTGGCCGCCAGTGCCCGCGACGACCACCATCGCGCCCTGCTGCTGCTGGACCTCGACAACTTCAAGGCCATCAACGACACCCTGGGCCACGAGCTGGGCGACGCCTTCCTAGTGGACACCGCGGACCGCCTGCAGCAGGTGGTGCAGCCGCCCCACTTCATCGCGCGCATCGGTGGGGACGAGTTCGTGGTGCTGGCGGGCCAGCTCTCGGCCGACGCGGCCACAGCCCTGGCCCAGGCGGGTCTTTTGGCCGACCGGCTGCTGGCCGCCGTCAACGGCCCTTGCCAGCTGGCGGGCCAGTGGCACCACGGCAGCGCCAGCATCGGCATCTGTCTGTTCCGGCGCCAGGACGCCACCATGAAGGACCTGCTCAAGCGCGCCGACACCGCCATGTACCACGCTAAGAGCGCCGGGCGCAATAGCTACTGCCTGTTCGACCCGGCCCTGCAGGCGCAGCTGGAAACCCGCACCGCGCTGGAGGCGGCGCTGCGCGGCGCCATGGCTGCCGGCGAACTGGAACTGCACTTCCAGGTGCAGGTCAACGCTGAGCGCAAGGCCTCGGGCGCAGAGGTGCTGCTGCGTTGGAACCACCCTGCGCACGGCAGCGTGCCGCCAGCGCAGTTCATCCCCATCGCGGAAGTGTCGGGCCTCATCCACGCCATCGGCACCTGGGTGCTACAGCAGGCCTGCGCTCAACTCAAGGCCTGGGACGCGCAGCCGAGCACGAGCCACCTGGAGCTGGCCGTCAACGTCAGCGCCAAGCAGTTCTGCCACCCCGATTTCGTCGCCCAAGTGTGCGGGGCACTGGACCATGCGGGCGCCAACCCGCGCCTGCTCGTTCTCGAACTCACCGAAAGCCTTGTGCTGCACGACATCGCCGACACCGTGCGCAAGATGCAGGCCCTGCGCCGTCGCGGCGTGCGCTTCGCGCTGGACGACTTCGGCACGGGCTACTCGTCCCTGTCCCACCTCAAGCAGCTGCCGCTGCACTACCTGAAGGTGGACGGCTGCTTCGTGCGCGACATCGTCACCGACCCCAGCGACGTAGCCATCGTGCAGACCATCGTCGGCATGGCCCGCAACCTGGGCCTGCGCGTGATCGCCGAAGGCGTGGAGACCGAGGCCCAGCGTCACGTGCTGCAGGGCCTGCAGTGCCCCGTGTTCCAGGGTTACCTGTTCGGCCGCCCCATGCCGATGCCGCATTTCGAGGAGCGGCTGGGCATGCCGCCTCCGCCGTCCCGCTCCACTCCGCCCTCCGCCGTCCCCGTGTACATGCCGGCGACTCTTTCCCAGGAAATCCCATGA
- a CDS encoding ANTAR domain-containing response regulator: MNAAISTSSPATAPRLLLVDDDRLILATLAGGLRSAGYQVSTAESVDDAEALLAGGTPPDLALIDLCMPGRGGLELAERLHGLDHIPFLMLSAYSDGPTVEHASAHGALGYLVKPLDIFQIRPAVQAALRRGRELEALRTSRAQLQATLDGDRDINIAIGIAMMQYRLSRTAAFDLLRSASRSQRRKLSEVAAEAIRACEKLHS, encoded by the coding sequence ATGAACGCCGCCATAAGCACTTCCTCCCCCGCCACCGCGCCTCGCCTACTGCTGGTGGACGACGACCGGCTGATCTTGGCCACGCTGGCCGGCGGCCTGCGCAGCGCCGGCTACCAGGTCAGTACCGCCGAGTCGGTGGACGACGCCGAGGCGCTGCTGGCGGGCGGTACTCCGCCCGACCTGGCCCTGATCGACCTGTGCATGCCCGGGCGCGGAGGGCTGGAGCTGGCCGAGCGCCTGCACGGCCTGGACCACATCCCCTTCCTCATGCTCAGCGCCTACAGCGACGGGCCCACGGTGGAGCATGCCTCGGCCCACGGGGCCCTGGGCTATCTGGTCAAGCCGCTGGACATCTTCCAGATCAGGCCCGCCGTCCAGGCCGCGCTGCGCCGCGGCCGCGAGTTGGAGGCCCTGCGTACTAGCCGCGCGCAACTCCAGGCGACGCTGGACGGCGACCGCGACATCAATATCGCCATCGGTATCGCGATGATGCAATACCGCCTATCCCGCACGGCCGCGTTCGACCTGCTGCGCTCGGCCTCGCGCTCACAGCGGCGCAAGCTCTCCGAGGTGGCGGCCGAAGCCATCCGGGCATGCGAAAAGTTGCACAGCTGA
- a CDS encoding MASE1 domain-containing protein has product MSLALAGVVASSPQAPGLPPLLLPTTGLALALWLQGGARLTAALLPGSALVWWLARTPPAVALSEALATAVAAALGAVLLRRQDGTDPRCGSVKAFARLLASGCGAAAGAGALVAATGLLLSGHIVSNAWAQVLLRWWLGSALGILLVTPLVLAWWSALGTRAALRRFPEGVMVLALAALAGQLIFLDWHSPVFSPVANAYWMFLFVTWAGARLGVAGTATLLCTTGLQAWWGAHTNAGFFANDLDASQGFGYWSYMAILSLVGMVLAAYLAELRRQRADLLIAAIAFECQEGLLITDTRGVVLRANQSFLRMSGHTASEVLGKTSHQLCAHPSDAPDPPPPHDDRHLPYLDVQRREWHRRQYGEPYPVWTAITPVTSARGRITHYVVAITDITDLRRQAEQRQEMEQRHRDALVREVHHRIKNNLQGIIGILRGFGQAHPQLDEPITEVVGQVQSISVIHGLQGRARMDQVRLCELTSAVAASIASLWQTPVFVDIPPMWQPCRVHQAEAVPVALMLNELILNAVKHGGRAHRDVLVALRKGDDDSTVRITISNPGQWPREAMAGHTGLELVAALMPRSGAMLTMEQHQERAVACLELHPPVIHAEPTESATA; this is encoded by the coding sequence GTGTCCCTAGCGTTGGCCGGCGTGGTGGCCTCCAGCCCCCAAGCGCCGGGCCTACCGCCACTGCTGCTGCCGACCACGGGCCTGGCGCTCGCGCTGTGGCTGCAGGGTGGGGCGCGCCTGACGGCGGCCCTGCTACCCGGCTCGGCCCTGGTATGGTGGCTCGCTCGCACCCCGCCTGCTGTGGCGCTGAGCGAGGCCTTGGCCACCGCGGTGGCGGCGGCGCTAGGCGCGGTACTGCTGCGGCGCCAGGACGGAACGGACCCACGCTGCGGCTCTGTGAAGGCTTTCGCGCGCCTACTGGCCAGCGGCTGCGGCGCGGCCGCCGGGGCTGGGGCGTTGGTAGCGGCCACCGGGCTGCTGCTGTCCGGCCACATCGTCTCCAACGCCTGGGCGCAGGTGCTGCTGCGCTGGTGGCTGGGCAGCGCGCTGGGCATCTTGCTGGTCACGCCGCTGGTGCTGGCCTGGTGGAGCGCGCTGGGCACCCGGGCCGCGCTGCGGCGCTTTCCCGAAGGCGTGATGGTGCTGGCGCTAGCGGCGCTGGCTGGCCAGCTCATCTTCCTGGACTGGCACAGCCCCGTGTTCAGCCCGGTGGCAAACGCGTACTGGATGTTCCTGTTCGTCACCTGGGCTGGCGCGCGCCTGGGCGTGGCCGGCACCGCTACGCTGCTGTGCACGACCGGGCTGCAGGCATGGTGGGGCGCCCACACCAATGCTGGCTTCTTCGCCAACGACCTGGACGCCAGCCAGGGCTTCGGCTACTGGTCGTACATGGCAATCCTGTCGCTGGTGGGCATGGTGCTGGCGGCCTACCTGGCGGAGCTGCGCCGCCAGCGCGCCGACCTGCTCATCGCCGCCATCGCCTTCGAGTGCCAGGAGGGCCTACTCATCACCGACACCCGTGGCGTGGTGCTGCGGGCGAACCAGTCGTTCCTGCGCATGTCGGGCCACACCGCGTCCGAGGTGCTGGGCAAGACCTCGCACCAGCTCTGCGCCCACCCTAGCGATGCCCCCGACCCACCGCCGCCCCACGACGACCGCCACCTGCCCTACCTGGACGTGCAGCGCCGCGAGTGGCACCGGCGCCAGTACGGCGAGCCCTATCCGGTGTGGACCGCAATCACCCCGGTCACCAGCGCGCGCGGGCGCATCACGCACTATGTGGTGGCCATCACCGACATCACCGACCTGCGGCGCCAGGCCGAGCAGCGCCAGGAGATGGAACAAAGGCACCGCGACGCTCTGGTGCGCGAGGTGCACCACCGCATCAAAAACAACCTGCAGGGCATCATCGGCATCCTGCGCGGCTTCGGCCAGGCGCACCCGCAGCTGGACGAGCCCATCACCGAGGTGGTGGGGCAGGTGCAGAGCATCTCCGTCATCCACGGGCTGCAGGGGCGCGCGCGCATGGACCAGGTGCGGCTGTGCGAGCTGACCAGCGCCGTCGCCGCCAGCATTGCCTCGTTGTGGCAGACGCCGGTATTCGTGGACATCCCGCCCATGTGGCAGCCCTGCCGCGTGCACCAAGCCGAGGCCGTGCCGGTGGCGCTGATGCTCAACGAGCTGATCCTCAATGCTGTCAAGCACGGCGGCAGGGCGCACCGCGACGTGCTCGTGGCGCTGCGCAAGGGCGACGACGACAGCACCGTGCGGATCACCATTTCCAACCCCGGCCAGTGGCCGCGCGAGGCGATGGCCGGTCACACCGGTCTGGAACTGGTCGCAGCTTTGATGCCGCGCAGCGGCGCCATGCTGACCATGGAGCAGCACCAGGAGCGGGCCGTGGCCTGCCTGGAACTCCATCCGCCCGTGATCCACGCAGAACCCACCGAATCCGCTACCGCATGA
- a CDS encoding DNA/RNA non-specific endonuclease — translation MFSWPRRLRIATALVLSLASVSPNLSWARSPQFDSAALLTPQPTSFAQCPQFFANGTPPAITPRRQLRELCYEAFAVLHSGTTRTPVFVAQRLNRQSVEDADEKRAKRFFADARLPSGERAELEDYKNSGYSRGHMAPAGDMPTPTAMAQSFSLANMVPQVAQHNGGAWNKIEQDTRRYARRAKGDVLVITGPVFTDSGPRIGANGVKVPTYLYKLVYDATDKRAWAHWQENREGETVGRPISYQELVKRTGVEFLPKSALQH, via the coding sequence ATGTTTTCCTGGCCGCGCCGTCTGCGCATTGCCACCGCACTGGTCCTGTCTCTGGCCAGTGTCAGTCCGAATCTCTCCTGGGCCCGCTCGCCACAGTTCGACAGTGCAGCCCTCCTCACACCGCAGCCGACCAGCTTTGCGCAGTGCCCTCAGTTCTTTGCCAATGGGACGCCGCCTGCCATCACACCCCGACGTCAGCTTCGCGAGCTTTGCTATGAAGCCTTTGCGGTGCTGCACAGTGGGACGACCCGAACGCCGGTGTTTGTGGCCCAGCGACTGAACCGCCAGAGCGTTGAAGATGCCGATGAAAAGCGCGCCAAACGGTTCTTCGCCGATGCGCGTCTCCCTAGTGGCGAGCGAGCTGAACTGGAGGACTACAAGAACTCTGGGTACAGCCGCGGGCACATGGCGCCCGCAGGTGATATGCCCACACCCACTGCCATGGCGCAAAGCTTCAGCCTGGCCAACATGGTTCCACAGGTCGCACAGCACAACGGGGGCGCCTGGAACAAGATCGAGCAGGACACCCGGCGCTATGCGCGAAGGGCCAAAGGAGATGTGTTGGTGATCACCGGACCGGTGTTCACGGACAGTGGGCCGCGCATTGGCGCCAATGGGGTGAAGGTGCCCACCTATCTGTACAAACTGGTCTATGACGCGACGGACAAGCGGGCCTGGGCGCATTGGCAGGAGAACCGGGAGGGTGAGACGGTGGGTCGGCCGATCAGCTACCAGGAGTTGGTGAAGCGAACGGGGGTTGAGTTTTTGCCAAAGAGTGCACTGCAGCATTGA
- a CDS encoding HU family DNA-binding protein codes for MNRADLVAILAAKNDLSKVSANAVLDTLIDTIQTAVKKGDAVQLVGFGTFKSAKRAARAGKNPSTGAALKIPASTVPKFVAGAKFKAVVDPKAAKRKADKAGK; via the coding sequence ATGAACCGTGCCGACCTCGTTGCCATCCTCGCCGCCAAGAATGATCTGTCCAAGGTCTCAGCCAATGCCGTACTGGACACCCTGATCGACACCATCCAGACCGCCGTGAAGAAGGGCGATGCCGTTCAACTGGTAGGCTTTGGGACCTTCAAGTCCGCCAAGCGTGCGGCGCGTGCGGGCAAGAACCCATCGACCGGTGCTGCGTTGAAGATCCCTGCGAGCACGGTGCCGAAGTTTGTGGCGGGTGCGAAGTTCAAGGCGGTGGTGGATCCCAAGGCTGCGAAGCGCAAGGCGGACAAGGCTGGGAAGTAA
- a CDS encoding DUF2958 domain-containing protein — MNNVLITVKQRIVLLTNGRESLENPDFDPVPVVKLFTPDAGVTWLLTEIDPDDHDHAFGLCDLGLGTPELGWVSLQELGAVRGRLGLPVERDLHFRAEKRLSAYARDARHAGRIVE, encoded by the coding sequence ATGAACAACGTACTCATCACTGTCAAGCAGCGTATCGTGTTGCTGACCAACGGCCGCGAATCGCTGGAGAACCCGGACTTCGATCCGGTTCCGGTGGTCAAGCTGTTTACGCCGGACGCCGGCGTGACCTGGCTGCTGACCGAGATTGATCCCGATGACCACGACCACGCCTTTGGTCTTTGCGATCTTGGCCTGGGGACGCCCGAGCTGGGTTGGGTCAGCCTGCAGGAGCTGGGGGCCGTGCGCGGACGGCTCGGGTTGCCGGTCGAGCGCGATCTGCACTTTCGCGCGGAGAAGCGGTTGAGCGCCTATGCGCGTGATGCGCGGCATGCAGGGCGGATCGTCGAATGA
- a CDS encoding DUF6988 family protein: MPCTNGWNELLSDAEFDGSPRGESALAKCLVPMEHAVAMRALTALRLPRSAVGLMRLQFEALTRAMWLLYAASDTAIDKPLAPLSLPGASEMIEQIGKRVRQGAPAAAHQLLSHFKEMTWHGMNSFVHDGIHPLRRSADGFPVDLALQVLPNPNGLSTMTGMTMAVLIGDEAVTKPVSKFQPAFADCLPGLQRP, from the coding sequence ATGCCTTGCACAAACGGCTGGAATGAACTGCTGAGCGATGCCGAGTTCGATGGATCGCCCCGTGGCGAGTCAGCTCTTGCCAAGTGCCTGGTCCCTATGGAACATGCAGTGGCAATGCGAGCATTGACGGCGCTGCGACTACCCAGGTCCGCCGTCGGCCTCATGCGTCTGCAGTTCGAGGCCCTGACGCGGGCGATGTGGCTGCTCTATGCGGCCAGTGACACAGCGATCGACAAACCGCTGGCGCCATTGAGCCTGCCTGGCGCGAGCGAAATGATCGAACAGATCGGTAAGCGGGTTAGGCAAGGTGCACCGGCAGCCGCACACCAATTGCTTTCGCACTTCAAGGAAATGACCTGGCACGGCATGAACTCGTTCGTGCATGACGGCATTCATCCGCTGCGGCGCAGTGCCGACGGCTTCCCGGTCGATCTTGCGCTGCAGGTACTGCCCAACCCGAACGGTCTGTCGACCATGACTGGCATGACGATGGCAGTCCTCATCGGCGACGAGGCCGTGACCAAGCCGGTGAGCAAGTTCCAACCGGCATTCGCCGACTGCCTGCCGGGTCTGCAGAGACCTTGA
- a CDS encoding DUF932 domain-containing protein: protein MQLASRFASSSPVLRSEHPLSDDQIRTVVPSIFADAPHESRSERYSYIPTAAVLTELRKEGFQPFMVGQTRVRAEDRRDFTKHMIRLRHANQINAREANEIILLNSHDGTSSYQLLAGMFRFVCQNGLVCGNTVADVRVPHKGDVTGHVIEGAYQVLDGFERAQESRESMQAITLDGGESEVFARAALALKYDDPDKPAPITESQILMPRRFDDRRPDLWSVFNRTQENLTKGGLAGRAANGRRQQTRPVQGIDSDIRLNRALWLLADGMRALKA from the coding sequence ATGCAACTCGCATCCCGCTTCGCTTCCAGCTCCCCGGTGCTGCGTTCGGAACATCCCTTGTCGGATGACCAAATCCGAACGGTGGTGCCGTCCATCTTCGCGGACGCCCCGCACGAAAGCCGCTCCGAGCGGTACAGCTACATCCCCACTGCTGCGGTGCTGACCGAGCTTCGCAAAGAGGGTTTCCAGCCCTTCATGGTGGGCCAGACCCGCGTGCGCGCCGAAGACCGCCGCGACTTCACCAAGCACATGATCCGGCTGCGCCACGCTAACCAGATCAACGCCCGCGAGGCCAACGAAATCATCCTGCTGAACTCCCACGACGGAACGAGCAGCTATCAATTACTGGCGGGCATGTTCCGCTTCGTTTGCCAAAACGGCCTTGTCTGCGGCAACACTGTGGCCGATGTGCGCGTGCCCCACAAGGGCGACGTGACCGGGCATGTCATCGAAGGCGCCTATCAGGTGCTGGACGGCTTCGAGCGTGCGCAGGAATCACGCGAATCCATGCAGGCCATCACCTTGGACGGCGGGGAATCGGAAGTGTTCGCCCGCGCCGCGCTGGCTCTCAAGTATGACGACCCCGACAAGCCCGCGCCCATCACGGAATCGCAAATCCTGATGCCGCGCCGCTTCGATGACCGCCGCCCCGACCTGTGGAGCGTGTTCAACCGCACGCAGGAGAACTTGACCAAGGGCGGATTGGCTGGCCGTGCCGCCAACGGCCGCAGGCAACAGACCCGCCCCGTGCAGGGCATTGATTCCGACATTCGCCTGAACCGCGCCCTGTGGCTGCTGGCCGATGGCATGCGCGCCCTCAAGGCCTGA
- a CDS encoding ParB/RepB/Spo0J family partition protein, producing the protein MNAVTTTEARTVSTAASSAANALQAADPSKHMILVPLSRLVLRPAGRNVRKTVPRMSIPELAASIQRVGLLQNLIVIPASDGEHYEVVGGGRRLAALKLLARKHRIAKDWQVPCLQVADGTARTASLTENVQRESMHPADQFEAFAALVAEGRPIEDIAADFSVTPLVVQRRLKLANVSPRLMADYRADAVSLDQLMALSITDDHAAQESTFYDAPQWQRQPSALRERLTEREIDAYRHPLVRFVGLDAYEAAGGGIRRDLFAEGDAGVYLTDAALLERQAQDKLAGIAAEVKAEGWAWVDATPGMTHADLHAFQRAPRERREPSNREAQRIEKLQAKMQEVAEAIDAATDADDEDKADALQEEGERLGEQLQALEDGLQGYGANVKAAAGAIVTIDRNGEAVIHRGLLREAEAKALRTLEKLRQGFSDPDATSDDEGEEDEQPKAAAISDRLAQRLSAHRTAALQIEVARHPQVALAALVHGMVQTVLQGRHYGHDLPLGVRLTVQDRLEGMAPDWPDSPASVALHELQEAWGGKLPEDRAELFAALLAMEQGELVKLLAVCVAGAVDVLTPRATAQQPGEELAQAVGLDMAAWWQPTAEGYFKHVPKAGVLQAVGEFAPESVNRLAKLKKADIASEAERLVGGTGWMPAIFKTADAPEANPQNGAEEVATEADEPAEVLAA; encoded by the coding sequence ATGAACGCCGTTACCACTACCGAAGCCCGTACCGTCAGCACCGCAGCCAGCAGCGCCGCCAACGCGCTGCAAGCCGCCGACCCGAGCAAGCACATGATTCTGGTTCCGCTGTCGCGGCTGGTGCTGCGCCCCGCAGGCCGCAATGTGCGCAAGACCGTCCCGCGCATGTCCATCCCTGAGCTGGCCGCGAGCATTCAGCGCGTGGGCCTGCTACAAAACCTGATCGTGATTCCCGCCAGCGATGGCGAGCATTACGAGGTGGTGGGGGGTGGCCGTCGCCTCGCCGCCCTCAAGCTGCTGGCGAGGAAACACCGCATCGCCAAGGATTGGCAAGTGCCTTGCCTGCAGGTGGCCGATGGCACGGCCCGCACGGCCAGCCTTACCGAGAACGTACAGCGCGAATCCATGCACCCCGCAGACCAGTTTGAAGCCTTCGCGGCGCTGGTGGCCGAGGGCCGGCCCATCGAGGACATTGCGGCGGATTTCTCCGTCACGCCGCTGGTGGTGCAGCGCCGTTTGAAGCTGGCGAACGTCTCGCCGCGCCTGATGGCGGACTACCGGGCCGACGCAGTGAGCCTTGACCAACTGATGGCCCTTTCCATCACCGACGACCACGCCGCGCAGGAAAGCACGTTCTACGATGCCCCGCAGTGGCAGCGCCAACCGTCCGCGCTGCGCGAACGCCTGACCGAGCGCGAGATTGATGCCTACCGCCATCCGCTGGTGCGCTTTGTCGGGCTGGACGCCTACGAGGCCGCAGGCGGCGGCATCCGCCGCGATCTGTTCGCGGAGGGCGATGCAGGCGTGTACCTGACCGACGCCGCGCTGCTGGAACGACAGGCGCAAGACAAGCTGGCAGGCATCGCCGCCGAAGTGAAGGCCGAGGGCTGGGCTTGGGTGGATGCCACGCCGGGCATGACCCATGCCGACCTGCACGCCTTCCAGCGTGCGCCGAGGGAGCGCCGCGAGCCGAGCAATCGCGAAGCACAGCGCATCGAGAAGCTGCAAGCCAAGATGCAGGAGGTAGCCGAAGCCATTGACGCCGCGACGGATGCCGACGACGAGGACAAGGCCGACGCGCTGCAAGAGGAAGGCGAGCGGCTGGGCGAGCAGTTGCAGGCACTGGAAGATGGCTTGCAGGGATACGGCGCGAACGTGAAGGCCGCAGCCGGTGCCATTGTGACCATCGACCGCAACGGCGAGGCCGTGATTCATCGGGGGCTGCTGCGCGAGGCTGAGGCCAAGGCACTGCGCACGCTCGAAAAGCTGCGCCAAGGCTTCAGCGACCCGGATGCCACGAGCGATGACGAAGGCGAGGAAGACGAGCAGCCCAAGGCCGCAGCGATTTCCGACCGGCTAGCCCAGCGGCTGAGCGCCCATCGCACCGCCGCGCTGCAAATCGAAGTCGCGCGGCATCCGCAAGTGGCGCTGGCTGCGCTGGTGCATGGCATGGTGCAGACCGTCTTGCAGGGCCGCCACTACGGCCACGATCTACCGTTGGGCGTGCGCCTGACGGTGCAAGACCGGCTGGAAGGCATGGCCCCGGACTGGCCCGATTCACCCGCCTCCGTGGCTCTGCACGAACTGCAAGAAGCCTGGGGCGGCAAGCTGCCCGAGGACAGAGCCGAACTGTTCGCCGCGCTGCTGGCGATGGAGCAAGGCGAGCTGGTCAAGCTGTTGGCCGTATGCGTGGCGGGGGCTGTGGACGTGTTGACGCCGCGCGCCACGGCGCAGCAGCCGGGTGAAGAACTGGCGCAGGCCGTGGGCCTCGATATGGCCGCGTGGTGGCAGCCCACCGCCGAGGGGTATTTCAAGCACGTTCCGAAGGCGGGGGTTCTGCAAGCCGTGGGCGAATTTGCGCCCGAGAGCGTCAATCGGCTGGCGAAGCTCAAGAAGGCCGACATTGCCAGCGAAGCCGAGCGGTTGGTGGGCGGCACGGGCTGGATGCCTGCCATCTTCAAGACGGCAGACGCGCCGGAGGCAAACCCGCAGAACGGTGCGGAGGAAGTCGCCACCGAGGCGGATGAACCCGCTGAAGTGTTGGCCGCTTGA
- a CDS encoding autoinducer binding domain-containing protein yields the protein MSAIDPNSGEAEVFARIAAAAHALGFEQCAFGMRIPLPVTNPKFMLLNNYSQEWQERYHDAGYVRIDPTVLHGRTSQAPLVWSDQVFGSAQQLWSEAQSVGLRHGWCQSNLDVFGVTSMLTLSRSCEAITARELAGNQMKMCWLVSIAHMALGRLIKPKLYGDNAIELTSRETEVLKWTADGKTASEIGDILSISIDTVNFHIKNVITKMNTPNKATAAIRALALGLLS from the coding sequence ATGTCGGCCATCGATCCTAATAGCGGCGAGGCCGAAGTATTCGCTCGGATCGCGGCGGCGGCCCATGCGCTGGGCTTCGAACAATGCGCGTTTGGGATGCGCATACCGCTGCCAGTGACCAATCCCAAGTTCATGTTGCTCAACAACTATTCTCAGGAATGGCAGGAGCGTTACCACGATGCGGGCTATGTCCGTATCGACCCCACCGTGCTTCACGGTCGCACTAGCCAAGCCCCACTTGTTTGGAGCGATCAGGTTTTTGGATCAGCTCAGCAATTGTGGTCAGAAGCCCAATCGGTGGGGCTGCGCCACGGCTGGTGCCAGTCGAACCTCGACGTTTTCGGCGTGACAAGCATGCTCACTCTGTCGCGTTCGTGTGAGGCAATCACGGCGAGGGAGTTGGCAGGCAACCAGATGAAGATGTGCTGGCTGGTCAGCATTGCCCACATGGCGCTGGGCCGCCTCATCAAGCCCAAGCTATACGGGGACAACGCCATTGAGCTGACCAGCCGGGAGACCGAGGTGCTCAAGTGGACTGCCGATGGCAAGACTGCCAGCGAGATTGGCGACATTCTGTCGATCAGCATTGACACGGTGAACTTCCACATCAAGAACGTGATCACCAAGATGAACACCCCTAACAAAGCCACCGCCGCGATCCGTGCTCTCGCGTTGGGGTTGCTGTCCTGA